TATGCAATTAATTAACCTTTCCACAGATTGTGAGTGTGTAGAATAGTTACTATTTTGTTTCTGAATCTAGTAACTTAAGCTATGACAATAAAAGATCAATTATCTAGAACTTTATTAGTTAAGACGACTCCAAAGCGTATTGTGTCTTTAGTGCCTAGCCAAACAGAGTTATTAGTAAATTTAGGTTTGGAGCATCAAATTGTTGGGCTCACTAAATTTTGCGTTCACCCAAAAGGTTTAATTAAAAAAAAGACCGTTGTTGGTGGTACAAAGCAAATTCATAGTGACAAACTAGAAGCACTAAATCCAGATATTATTCTATGTAACAAAGAAGAGAATACTAAAGAAATTGTTGATACCTGTGAGGAAATCTGTCCTGTACATGTTTCTAATGTACAAACCTTAGAGGAAAACTATGAACTCATCAAGCAATATGGAGCACTATTTAATAAAGAACCTGAAGCAGAGACGTTAATATCTAAACAGAAATCTGAATTTTCACAGCTTACAAATCAGCTAAAAGGAGTGAAGAAGAAAAGAGTAGTGTATTTAATATGGCGTAATCCTTATATGACAATTGGCAATGACACCTTTATAAATTACCTACTTAAAATTGCTGGTTTTGAAAATGTATTTGCAAATAAATCTAGATATCCAGAGCTACAACTGGAGTCACTCAAAGATTTAGCAATAGATTATGTATTTCTTTCTTCAGAACCTTATCCCTTTAATGAAAAACACTTTAAGGACTTTAAGGGAATTATTGATAAGTCTAAATTAATTAAAGTAGATGGTGAGTACTTTAGTTGGTATGGTTCTAGATTGCTTGGGGCAGCAACCTATTTTAAGCATTTGCGAGCAAGTTTAGGATTGGGTCTCTAACCTCTTAATTTCTCTCAATACCAAATCTGCTCTTTTGTTTAGGACATCACTTTTTTGCTTGTCTTTAATAGCGGTGTTGTAAGATTTTCTCATTAAATAAGTATACTTATCTTTAAGTTTATCTAAAGAGCTCTTGTTCTTAGATTTAAATAGCATTCTTGATTGTAATTTTTTATCAGATATAATTGTTTAGTACCACAAATCTAATTAAGCAGATTAAAGTGAAGTCTTAATGAAGAGTTAATAATCTGATAATAATTCTTTAATATTTTGAGTATTGTTAAGAATTTACTGCTAACTATTAAACAAATTATTATGAAGCTTCTTAAACTAGTATTTATTCTGTGTTTTTTGTTTAGCAATCCACAACTTAATGCACAAGAATCCTGTAATTGCTGTACAGAAAAGCATAACCAATTTAATTTTTGGGAAGGCCAATGGGAAGTAAAAGATGAAAAGGGAAAAACTTTAGGATATAGCACAATTTCATTTGTACAAAACCATTGTGTTTTAAAGGAAGAATGGTCTAACTCAACATCTGCATATACAGGAACTAGTTATAACTTCTATAATTCGAAATCTAACCAATGGGAACAGCTATGGTTAGACAATCAAGGTGAGGCACTTAAATTATCAGGTCAATTTTTAGACGGTAAAATGATTTTAACTTCACAAACAGCTAATTATGAAACGCAGCAAGAAGAAAAAGTAAATCGTATTACTTGGACTCCATTACAAGATGGTCGCGTAAAACAAGAATGGAACACTATTAGCGCTAATGGTGAAGCAACATTAATTTTTAAAGGTTTTTACGAAAAGCTTAAGCACTAGCGCGTAATAAAAACTGAATTTTCGCCAAGGTCTTATAGGCTTTAAACTCCGAGTAATCACTAACACTAGGATCAGTATATTTAAAGTGATAAGCATTTTCCATATGCTTTCTATACTTACTCTCTAACTTACTTAAAATTTGTGTACGGGCTAAGGGCTTCATAGTATAATTGTAAGAGATTATTTATTATGTACGCATAACTAATTTATGTTATTAAGTTGTAAGTTAGTGGTTTTCTAAATAATTTTAATATTTATTTAACACGTGTAGTACTACGCATTTAATCTTGTAGCGCGAAAACGCGTCTTAGCAAATCTGTTGTTCTAGAAGATACTTGGTCTCTTATATTATTTTCTTCAACAGCAATCATTGTAAAAACACCCTTTAAGGCTTCTTGCGTTACATAATCTGTTAAATCTGGATTCACATTTTGAGTAAATGGAATTTGGTTATAGCGTGTTATTAAGTTCTCCCAGATTTGATCTGCACCAACCTTTGCAAAAGAGTTACTAATTACAGGATTAAACTTAGCATAAAGCGCGTTAGTCGTTTTATCGCTTAAATATTGTGTGGCTGCGTTATCTGGACCTAAAAGAATATTCTTAGCATCTGTAAAGGTAATATCCTTAACAGCATCAATAAATATAGGTGTTGCTTCACTAACAGCATCTTCTGCAGCTCTGTTAAGTAATTTTATACCTTCATCTGCTAAGTTTCCTAAGCCAATATCTCGCAATCCTTTATCTACTTTTTGTAGTTCTTCGGGTAAGAATATCTTAACCAATTCATTTCTATAAAAGCCATCTTGCTGTGTTAGTTTTGTAACCTGTTGGTCTATACCCTTATCTAAGGCTTGTTTAAGACCTTGGCCAATTTGCTCTTGTGTAAGGCCATAACCTTGTTGTGGTAAATTATTAACTACTTGTTGTAGCTCTGCACAAGAAGAAACTACAAGAATTAAACATAAAGCGATAACTTTTTTCATAGGAAAGGTGTTTGTTATTCCCAAAGATACACAATGCTTAAATCATGAACTTTTTAAAAGATGCTATTTTTTTCTGAGATTTTGTATTGAAAAATCTTTAATACATAAGAGAATTTTCAACAATACTGCAAACAAGTGTAAATCTCTTCCATTCCTATTCCTAATTCCGTAAATTTGCCAGCTCAAACGTTATCGTAATTATGGAACAAGTAGCACCTTACAAACCAACATATAAAGTTAGAATAGTAACAGCAGCATCATTATTTGATGGTCATGACGCCGCAATAAATATTATGCGACGCATCATACAATCTACAGGTGTAGAGGTTATTCACCTAGGTCATGACCGTAGTGTAGAAGAAGTGGTTAATACTGCCATACAAGAAGATGCCAATGCTATTGCTATGACATCTTATCAAGGTGGTCATAACGAGTACTTTAAGTATATGTATGATTTGCTTCAGGAAAAAGGCGCTGGTCACATCAAGATCTTTGGTGGTGGCGGTGGTGTTATCCTTCCAGAAGAAATTAAGGAGTTAATGGATTATGGGATTACCAGAATCTATTCGCCAGACGATGGTCGTGAGCTTGGCCTACAAGGTATGATTAACGATTTGGTAAAAACTTCAGATTTTCCAATAGGTAAAACGTTAAATGGTGAATTAAAAGAATTACCAAATAAATCGCCTAACGCTATAGCACGAGTTATTTCGGCTGCTGAAAACTTTCCAGAAGTAGCTAAAGACACTTTAGACGAAATACATAAGAAAAATGAAAAAAGTACAACACCTGTTTTAGGTATTACCGGTACTGGTGGAGCAGGAAAATCGTCTTTAGTAGATGAGTTAGTACGTCGTTTTTTGGTAGATTTTCCAGAGAAAACCATAGGGTTAATCTCTGTAGATCCTTCTAAACGTAAAACTGGTGGTGCATTGCTAGGAGATCGTATTCGTATGAATGCCATAAACTCTCCACGTGTATATATGCGTAGCTTGGCAACACGCCAAAGTAACTTGGCCTTATCTAAATATGTAAATGAAGCTGTTGAAGTTTTAAAAGCAGCAGAGTATGATATTATTATTCTTGAAACTTCTGGTATTGGCCAAAGCGATACAGAAATTATTGAGCATAGTGATGTATCTCTTTATGTTATGACACCAGAGTTTGGTGCAGCAACACAGCTGGAAAAGATAGATATGTTAGATTTTGCCGACTTGGTAGCTATTAATAAGTTTGACAAGCGTGGTGCTTTAGATGCCTTACGCGATGTTAAAAAACAATTTATGCGCAACCACCAATTATGGGATGTGCACCAAGACGATTTACCAGTTTACGGTACAATTGCCTCTCAGTTTAACGATCCAGGAATGAATACGCTTTATAAAGCGATTATGGATAAGGTTGTAGAGCGCACAGGAGCAGAGTTGTCTTCTAACTTCGAGATAAGTAAGGAGATGAGTGAGAAGATATTTGTAATTCCGCCAGCTCGTACACGTTACCTTTCAGAAATTGCTGAAAATAATCGTGGTTACGACACTACTGCAGCAGCACAAGTTGAAGTTGCTCAACGTTTATACGGTATCTTTAAAACAGTTGAGTCTGTTACAGGAACCTCACCAAACTTAACTAAAGCAGGTTTAGAGGTAACTGAAGAACCTTCAGAAAACAAAGAACTTTTAAAATTACTTATAGCAGAATTTGACCGTGTTAAAATGGATCTAGATCCATACAACTGGGAAGTTATAACAGGTTGGAGTGAAAAAGTAGATCGCTATAAAAACCCTATCTATTCATTTAAGGTAAGAGATAAGGAAATAAAGATTGAGACACATACTGAGTCTTTATCACACACGCAAATACCTAAAGTGGCCTTACCAAAATACCAAGCTTGGGGCGATATCTTAAAATGGGTATTACAAGAAAATGTACCAGGAGAATTTCCGTACACTGCAGGATTATATCCATTTAAACGAACAGGCGAAGATCCAGCACGTATGTTTGCCGGAGAAGGTGGTCCAGAACGTACCAACCGTAGGTTTCACTATGTGAGTATGGGCTTGCCAGCAAAACGTTTATCTACCGCGTTTGATAGTGTTACACTTTATGGTAACGATCCAGGACACAGACCAGATATTTATGGTAAAATAGGAAACGCAGGTGTAAGTATATGTTGTTTAGACGATGCTAAGAAATTATATTCAGGATTCGATTTAAGTCATCCACTAACATCGGTAAGTATGACCATTAATGGTCCTGCACCAATGCTGTTAGGCTTCTTTATGAATGCAGCAATAGATCAAAATTGTGAGAAATACATAAAAGAGCACGGCTTAGAAAGTGAAGTAGAAGAAAAGATTAATGCTATTTATAGTGAAAATGGTTTAACACGCCCAACGTATCAAGGTGAGTTGCCAGAAACTAATAATGGTTTAGGGTTAATGTTATTAGGAGTAACAGGAGACCAAGTATTACCTAAAGATGTGTACCAAGACATAAAGGTAAATACCTTAAAACAAGTTCGTGGTACCGTACAAGCAGATATATTAAAAGAAGATCAAGCGCAAAATACGTGTATTTTCTCAACTGAATTTGCATTGCGTTTAATGGGAGATGTACAAGAGTATTTTATAGAAAAACAAGTGCGCAACTTCTATTCAGTTTCTATAAGTGGTTATCATATTGCTGAAGCAGGTGCCAACCCAATAACACAGTTGGCTTTAACCTTGGCAAATGGTTTTACTTATGTAGAGTACTACCTGTCTAGAGGAATGGATATTAATAAATTTGGACCTAACCTATCCTTTTTCTTTAGTAACGGTATAGATCCAGAATATGCAGTAATAGGTCGTGTGGCACGTAAAATTTGGTCTAAAGCCTTAAAACATAAATACGGAGCCAATCCTAGAGCACAGATGTTAAAGTACCACATACAAACATCTGGACGTAGTTTACACGCTCAGGAAATTGACTTTAATGATATACGTACAACATTACAAGCCTTGTATGCTATTTATGATAACTGTAACTCATTGCATACAAATGCGTATGATGAAGCTATTACCACACCAACAGAAGAATCTGTAAGACGTGCAATGGCTATACAGTTAATTATTAATAAGGAATTAGGACTAGCTAAAAACGAAAACCCGATACAAGGCGCTTTTATTATTGAAGAGCTTACAGACTTGGTAGAAGAAGCCGTATTGCAGGAATTTGATCGTATTACAGAACGTGGTGGCGTTCTTGGTGCTATGGAAACTATGTACCAACGTAGCAAGATACAGGAAGAGAGCTTGTATTATGAAACCTTAAAGCATAATGGCGATTTCCCTATAATTGGCGTTAATACATTCTTGAGTAGTACAGGATCACCAACTGTACAACCTGCAGAAGTTATAAGAGCTACAGAAACAGAGAAGCAACACCAAATTGCAACATTAGAGAATCTTCATAAAACCTATGAAGATAGGATAGAGGATACTCTAAAATCGTTACAACACGCAGCAATACAAAATGAAAATATGTTTGATGTCCTTATGGAAGCGACTAAAGTTTGTTCTTTAGGGCAAATAACAGAAAGCTTATTTGAAGTTGGTGGCCAGTACAGACGTAATATGTAAGACCTCACGTTTTATAGAATTAAAAAAAACCTCACTAACTATAGTGAGTTAAAAAAAACCTCACTAACTATAGTGAGGTTTTTTTATGCCAAATTGTATTTACAAACGGTGATATCCATTTGTAAGCAATTATAAATGGTTGTAAATGTGTATTATTATGAAAGCCTTATATTTAGTGACAGAAACGCGTGATTGTTATTAGTTACGCATATAAACGAGTTAGGTGCAATACAAGAAAAACCATATGACTAAATTATTAACTTCTATTATACTATTTGCATCTTTAGTAACTAACGCACAAAGTATTTACAAAAAAAGTTCTGAACTAAAAAAGCGAAATGAGATTAAGCAAACTGACAGATATTTATTAGATAAATCAAAATCAATTAATCCAATGTTCTTTGGCTCGTATGTTTATGACAGAAACGGCCGAATAATTGACTCAAAAGAATTTTTCCCCAACGGTAAATTTAGTTCACATTCAAAATTCGAGTACCCAAATGACACTATTCGAATAAAGATTTTATTAGACTCTACTGGTGTCGAATTAAAGAAAATAGAACAAAAGGTTGATTTATCTGAAAAGAAAATAGAAAGGGAAAATATTGACAACAAAAATTTTGAATATGTTTATGATTCTAATGGAAACATCGCAAAAATTTATAAGATAAAGGGTAATAAAAAATCCTTATTAATGGAAAAGAAGTATAATGACAATAATTACTTAATTCAAGAAAGTTTTTTTGAATTTAAATTGGATGGAGCAAAAATACCGCAAGTAATAATTTACACACGTGATGAATCTGATAATATTTTGCGAATTACAAGAATGTCTGAAAACGAAATTGAATACATTGAATTTTATACTCATAAAAAGTACAGCACCTAACAACGTATATAATTTATTGCTTGTTCTCGCCTACTTCTAAAAATCCTCGCAGATTTTCAGTTTGGTGTGTACTTGCAAAGTTAAATGCTAAACCACGCAACTACTCATAGCCGAAACCGTTGTGCAACAATTTGGAAGTGATTCGTATTTGATGTAAATTTACACCAAATAATTGAATTATGTCACGACAAAGTATATCATTTACAGAACCTAATGACGAATGGCTGAAAGCACAAGTCAATGGAAAAGAATATTCAAGCAAAAGCGAATTAGTAAACGATTTAATTAGACAAGCTAGAAAACAACAAGTCGAAATTGATTGGGTTCGAACTAAATTGGAAAAAGCTGAAAATAGCGGATTTACAAACGAATCAAAAAATGAAATTTTAGCTCAATCAAAAACTTTACTGAATGGCTAAATATCGATTAAGTAACGAAGCAAAAAATGACTTAATCCGAATCCATCACTATGGAGTTAAAAAATTTGGAATGACTCAAGCGGATATATATATTGAATCATTCTTTGAATATTTTGAAATTATTTCTCAAAGGCCTTTTTCATTCGAGTCAGTTGATTATGTAAAAAAAGACTACCGAAGATGTGTCTGTGGAATAGATAGTATTTACTATAAAATAAATAATGACGTTGTTGAAATAATGGCAATTGTCGGAAGACAAGATTTAAATGACATACTGTAATCTGAATAATAAAAGCCAGTTGCCAGCAACGTAAATAATACATTGTTAGTTCTAGCCTACTTACAAAAGTCTTATCGGATTTCTATTCATTCTTTTATTCACTAAATTAGGAGCTTAAACACGCCACTAATCATACACAAACAAGGTAGCACAAAGCTCACATCCGAAACAAAATTGTAATTATCTTGATGAAATTATACCTAAAGCATTTAATGCTTTTTTTAAGTTTTCTATGGATTACTCAAGGTAATTCTCAAAATGATAGTATTCCTACTAATCAAATCGAGTTGTTGAATTCAGAATATAAAGACTTTGTAACTGTTAACAACACTATTTATGCAATATCTCAAAATAGTGTTTTGGTTGCTATTGATCTTAAAGAGGACAAACACACAATAATTAAAAAAGACATTAATGCAATCGCAAAAAAATCCAATAATGACATATTATTTGGTAGTAAAGAAGGTGAAATATTCATTATAAATAAGAAACAAAAGATTAAAAAAATAGATGAAGTTGATGCAGAAATATTTTCCATATTAATAAATCCAAAAGATGAATATGTAATATATTCTAGCAAATCTATTTACTATAATGGAAAGGACTACATACCAAAAAAAGAAACTATTTTTTATGGAAAATTAAGAGTAAAATATACTGGAAATCAATTAATAAAACCTGATTATATTTACTTGGACAAAATGAATTTCGTTTGGTTTGCCTATAATGAAGGAGAATGGGGAGGAAATGTTTGTTTTTTTGATTTGAATAAAAAAGAATTTATTTACGATAAATGGTTGCGTCTGGATGACGATGTTAAATATTTAGATGAAAATGATTATTTCGAGAAATTAAATAAAAAATTTCCAGAACTAATTAAAGTCACAGAAAAAGATACTGTTTATAAATACCCGTATAATTCAAGTATTTCAAGCGTAACCAAAGGAGTTGCTTATAATAACACAGGTGATTTATTCATAACTTCAAGTGGCGGAGGTCATACTATGTTATATGCTACTAAAAATGACTTCCATTATTATGTTAATGGGACAATTGTCAAAATTTTAAAAGAAGAAAAAGATTATTATAAATCTTGCTTTGACCAAGAAATTCTTGAAGATGAGAAGTATAAGATTGCTTTTGAGAGAAATTTTATGGGTTTTAAAAACAAAGACAGAGAACTAAGAGAAAATATATTGACTGAAAATGAAATAAATAAATTAGGACCAATTACGTTTAACCAATTTGACAACAAACTCTATTTCTTTAGTACAAAAGGCTTTTACATTTTAGATAATTTGGACTGTACCTTTTCGAAAAAACTATTTTTTAGTCCACCACTAACTTGTAAATCACAATACGAAAGAGATTATTGTCTTC
This region of Croceibacter atlanticus HTCC2559 genomic DNA includes:
- a CDS encoding ABC transporter substrate-binding protein, producing the protein MTIKDQLSRTLLVKTTPKRIVSLVPSQTELLVNLGLEHQIVGLTKFCVHPKGLIKKKTVVGGTKQIHSDKLEALNPDIILCNKEENTKEIVDTCEEICPVHVSNVQTLEENYELIKQYGALFNKEPEAETLISKQKSEFSQLTNQLKGVKKKRVVYLIWRNPYMTIGNDTFINYLLKIAGFENVFANKSRYPELQLESLKDLAIDYVFLSSEPYPFNEKHFKDFKGIIDKSKLIKVDGEYFSWYGSRLLGAATYFKHLRASLGLGL
- a CDS encoding Lacal_2735 family protein codes for the protein MLFKSKNKSSLDKLKDKYTYLMRKSYNTAIKDKQKSDVLNKRADLVLREIKRLETQS
- a CDS encoding DUF4197 domain-containing protein, which encodes MKKVIALCLILVVSSCAELQQVVNNLPQQGYGLTQEQIGQGLKQALDKGIDQQVTKLTQQDGFYRNELVKIFLPEELQKVDKGLRDIGLGNLADEGIKLLNRAAEDAVSEATPIFIDAVKDITFTDAKNILLGPDNAATQYLSDKTTNALYAKFNPVISNSFAKVGADQIWENLITRYNQIPFTQNVNPDLTDYVTQEALKGVFTMIAVEENNIRDQVSSRTTDLLRRVFALQD
- a CDS encoding methylmalonyl-CoA mutase family protein, coding for MEQVAPYKPTYKVRIVTAASLFDGHDAAINIMRRIIQSTGVEVIHLGHDRSVEEVVNTAIQEDANAIAMTSYQGGHNEYFKYMYDLLQEKGAGHIKIFGGGGGVILPEEIKELMDYGITRIYSPDDGRELGLQGMINDLVKTSDFPIGKTLNGELKELPNKSPNAIARVISAAENFPEVAKDTLDEIHKKNEKSTTPVLGITGTGGAGKSSLVDELVRRFLVDFPEKTIGLISVDPSKRKTGGALLGDRIRMNAINSPRVYMRSLATRQSNLALSKYVNEAVEVLKAAEYDIIILETSGIGQSDTEIIEHSDVSLYVMTPEFGAATQLEKIDMLDFADLVAINKFDKRGALDALRDVKKQFMRNHQLWDVHQDDLPVYGTIASQFNDPGMNTLYKAIMDKVVERTGAELSSNFEISKEMSEKIFVIPPARTRYLSEIAENNRGYDTTAAAQVEVAQRLYGIFKTVESVTGTSPNLTKAGLEVTEEPSENKELLKLLIAEFDRVKMDLDPYNWEVITGWSEKVDRYKNPIYSFKVRDKEIKIETHTESLSHTQIPKVALPKYQAWGDILKWVLQENVPGEFPYTAGLYPFKRTGEDPARMFAGEGGPERTNRRFHYVSMGLPAKRLSTAFDSVTLYGNDPGHRPDIYGKIGNAGVSICCLDDAKKLYSGFDLSHPLTSVSMTINGPAPMLLGFFMNAAIDQNCEKYIKEHGLESEVEEKINAIYSENGLTRPTYQGELPETNNGLGLMLLGVTGDQVLPKDVYQDIKVNTLKQVRGTVQADILKEDQAQNTCIFSTEFALRLMGDVQEYFIEKQVRNFYSVSISGYHIAEAGANPITQLALTLANGFTYVEYYLSRGMDINKFGPNLSFFFSNGIDPEYAVIGRVARKIWSKALKHKYGANPRAQMLKYHIQTSGRSLHAQEIDFNDIRTTLQALYAIYDNCNSLHTNAYDEAITTPTEESVRRAMAIQLIINKELGLAKNENPIQGAFIIEELTDLVEEAVLQEFDRITERGGVLGAMETMYQRSKIQEESLYYETLKHNGDFPIIGVNTFLSSTGSPTVQPAEVIRATETEKQHQIATLENLHKTYEDRIEDTLKSLQHAAIQNENMFDVLMEATKVCSLGQITESLFEVGGQYRRNM
- a CDS encoding ribbon-helix-helix domain-containing protein produces the protein MSRQSISFTEPNDEWLKAQVNGKEYSSKSELVNDLIRQARKQQVEIDWVRTKLEKAENSGFTNESKNEILAQSKTLLNG
- a CDS encoding type II toxin-antitoxin system RelE/ParE family toxin, which translates into the protein MAKYRLSNEAKNDLIRIHHYGVKKFGMTQADIYIESFFEYFEIISQRPFSFESVDYVKKDYRRCVCGIDSIYYKINNDVVEIMAIVGRQDLNDIL